Proteins co-encoded in one Alphaproteobacteria bacterium genomic window:
- a CDS encoding argininosuccinate synthase — translation MSKNIKKVVLAYSGGLDTSIILKWLKEEYNCEVVTFTADIGQGEELEPAREKAKLMGVKEIFIDDLREEFVRDYVFPMFRANALYEGVYLLGTSIARPLIAKRQIEIANQVGADAVCHGATGKGNDQVRFELSYYALKPDVKVIAPWREWKLDSRTAMIDYAMKNQIPVPKDKHGEAPYSMDANLLHISYEGKALEDPWTEPSTDMFRLTANPEDAPNEPEYIEVEFAKGDAVAVNGKKLSPASLLAELNKLGGKHGIGRLDLVENRYVGMKSRGVYETPGGTILLSAHRGIESITLDRGAMHLKDDIMPRYAELVYFGYWFSPEREMLQALIDKSQENVSGIVRLKLYKGSVSVVGRKSPHSLYSMQHVTFEADSVYNQKDAEGFIKLNALRLRLLNRQK, via the coding sequence ATGAGCAAAAACATCAAAAAAGTCGTCCTAGCCTATTCAGGCGGTCTGGACACCTCCATCATTCTGAAGTGGCTGAAGGAAGAGTATAATTGCGAAGTCGTGACCTTCACTGCCGACATCGGGCAAGGTGAGGAGTTAGAGCCAGCGCGCGAAAAAGCGAAGCTGATGGGCGTGAAGGAAATCTTCATCGACGATCTGCGCGAAGAATTCGTGCGCGATTACGTATTCCCCATGTTCCGCGCCAATGCACTGTATGAAGGCGTCTACTTATTAGGCACCTCGATTGCACGCCCGCTTATTGCCAAACGCCAAATCGAAATCGCTAACCAAGTCGGTGCGGACGCCGTGTGCCACGGCGCAACCGGCAAGGGTAACGACCAAGTGCGCTTCGAGCTTAGCTATTACGCACTGAAGCCAGATGTAAAAGTCATCGCCCCATGGCGCGAATGGAAACTCGATTCACGTACCGCGATGATTGATTACGCCATGAAGAACCAAATCCCCGTGCCGAAAGACAAGCACGGTGAAGCGCCGTATTCGATGGACGCGAATTTGCTGCATATCAGTTACGAAGGCAAAGCGCTGGAAGACCCATGGACGGAACCTTCAACCGACATGTTCCGCCTGACGGCGAACCCAGAAGATGCGCCGAATGAGCCAGAATATATCGAAGTAGAATTTGCAAAAGGTGATGCAGTTGCTGTGAACGGCAAAAAGCTCTCGCCTGCAAGCCTGCTTGCTGAGTTGAACAAGCTGGGTGGCAAGCATGGCATTGGCCGTCTTGACCTCGTCGAGAACCGCTATGTTGGCATGAAGTCACGCGGCGTATACGAAACACCAGGCGGCACGATTTTGCTCTCTGCCCATCGCGGCATTGAATCCATCACCCTCGACAGAGGCGCGATGCATTTGAAAGACGACATCATGCCGCGCTACGCCGAGCTGGTCTATTTCGGCTACTGGTTCAGCCCCGAGCGTGAAATGCTCCAAGCACTCATCGACAAGTCGCAAGAGAACGTATCGGGAATCGTGCGCTTGAAGCTCTACAAGGGCAGTGTCTCGGTGGTGGGTCGTAAGTCGCCACACAGCCTCTATTCCATGCAGCATGTGACCTTCGAAGCAGACAGCGTCTATAACCAAAAAGACGCCGAAGGCTTCATCAAGCTGAACGCCCTGCGCCTGCGCCTACTGAATCGCCAGAAATAA
- a CDS encoding homoserine O-acetyltransferase, whose product MKLSAPYTTRLNFGPQHTAAEVGQLIDITPDTPFQFDCGATMDTITLAYQTLGTLNADKSNAILLCHGLTGDQYISGTHPVTGKPGWWEDIVGPGKVLDTDRYFLIVSNVMGGCLGSSGPKSINPKTGKPYGIEFPILTISDMTRAQTLLMDALGIDQLFAVIGGSMGGMLALEWAAKYPERVFACMPICTAARHSPQNIAFHEIGRQAVMADPNWNEGHYIERGTFPSKGLAVARMTAHVTYLSETALHEKFGRRLQNKAALGYGFDIDFQVESYLRHQGKTFIERFDPNSYLYITRAMDYFDLERDYNGHLSHAFLNTPVRFCVISFTSDWLFPTEESRRIVRALNAVAASVSFTEIKTDKGHDAFLLDVPALHATLQGFLDGAAKARGIA is encoded by the coding sequence ATGAAGCTTTCCGCACCTTACACCACGCGCTTGAATTTTGGCCCGCAGCATACGGCGGCTGAAGTTGGGCAGCTTATCGATATTACGCCAGATACGCCCTTTCAGTTTGATTGCGGCGCAACCATGGACACGATTACGCTAGCCTACCAAACGCTTGGCACGCTGAATGCTGATAAATCCAACGCCATTTTGCTGTGCCATGGCTTAACAGGTGACCAGTATATTTCAGGCACGCACCCCGTCACGGGGAAGCCTGGATGGTGGGAAGATATTGTCGGCCCAGGTAAAGTGCTGGATACGGATAGATATTTTCTGATTGTCAGCAATGTGATGGGCGGATGTCTGGGATCCTCAGGGCCCAAATCCATTAACCCAAAAACGGGCAAGCCATATGGCATTGAATTCCCGATCCTCACCATCAGCGACATGACCCGCGCCCAAACACTCCTGATGGATGCGCTAGGCATCGACCAGCTATTTGCTGTCATTGGTGGCTCCATGGGCGGGATGTTGGCGCTGGAATGGGCCGCAAAATATCCTGAGCGTGTGTTTGCCTGCATGCCTATTTGCACTGCCGCCCGTCACAGCCCACAAAATATCGCCTTCCACGAAATCGGCAGACAAGCGGTGATGGCTGACCCTAATTGGAATGAAGGCCACTATATTGAGCGTGGTACGTTCCCCTCCAAAGGGCTTGCCGTTGCACGCATGACTGCGCACGTTACCTATCTTTCTGAAACGGCATTGCACGAAAAATTCGGTCGGCGCTTGCAGAATAAAGCGGCGCTGGGTTATGGCTTCGATATCGATTTTCAGGTGGAGTCGTACCTGCGCCACCAAGGCAAAACCTTTATTGAGCGCTTTGACCCCAACTCCTATCTCTACATCACCCGCGCGATGGATTACTTTGATTTAGAGCGTGATTATAACGGGCATCTTAGTCACGCCTTCTTGAATACGCCTGTGCGCTTTTGTGTCATCAGCTTCACGAGCGACTGGTTATTCCCTACCGAGGAATCGCGCCGTATCGTACGTGCGCTGAATGCCGTAGCGGCAAGTGTAAGTTTTACCGAAATCAAAACCGACAAAGGGCATGACGCCTTCTTGCTGGACGTGCCGGCCCTACATGCCACCTTGCAGGGATTTTTGGATGGGGCAGCAAAGGCGAGGGGGATAGCATGA
- the metW gene encoding methionine biosynthesis protein MetW → MSTLRPDLQTIAELVTPNSRVLDIGCGEAELLAWLKSQKSVDGRGIEIEQERVQRAVRMGIPVIQGNVDTDLADYPTGAYDFAILSMTLQAMNNPKNVLAELTRIGKQAIVSVPNFGHWKNRLYLALHGKMPVTRTLAYEWYDTPNIHFCTIADFVILCERMGITIERRIMVDAQGQRSRFYGRGWWANLFGQQGVFLLSAR, encoded by the coding sequence ATGAGTACATTGCGCCCAGACTTACAAACCATTGCGGAACTCGTCACCCCCAACAGCCGCGTACTTGATATTGGCTGCGGTGAGGCGGAGTTGCTTGCGTGGCTGAAGTCTCAAAAATCGGTTGATGGTCGCGGCATCGAGATCGAGCAGGAGCGCGTGCAGCGCGCCGTGCGTATGGGCATTCCCGTCATTCAGGGCAACGTCGATACGGACTTGGCGGATTACCCAACAGGTGCGTATGATTTCGCTATCTTGAGCATGACGCTACAAGCCATGAATAATCCTAAAAATGTGTTGGCAGAGCTGACGCGTATCGGCAAACAGGCCATTGTATCGGTGCCCAATTTTGGCCACTGGAAGAATCGCCTCTATCTCGCACTTCATGGCAAGATGCCTGTTACGCGCACACTTGCTTATGAATGGTACGACACGCCAAACATTCACTTCTGCACCATCGCCGACTTCGTGATTTTATGTGAGCGTATGGGCATCACGATTGAGCGCCGCATCATGGTCGATGCGCAAGGGCAGCGTTCACGGTTCTATGGTCGTGGCTGGTGGGCAAATCTATTTGGCCAGCAAGGCGTGTTTCTATTGAGTGCGCGGTAG
- the ppa gene encoding inorganic diphosphatase codes for MDVSKISIGQNPPDDVHVIIEVPMGSEPIKYELDKDSGAVFVDRFLHTAMTYPCNYGFIPHTLADDGDPVDVLVVGRRALMPGCVVAVRPIGVLIMEDDKGMDEKILCVPVSRLHPFFDEVNEYTDLPKILLDQIRHFFEHYKDLEEGKWVKVQGWGDKQTARKLIEAGITNAK; via the coding sequence ATGGACGTTTCCAAAATCAGCATTGGCCAGAACCCACCTGACGATGTGCACGTGATCATCGAAGTGCCGATGGGCTCGGAGCCTATTAAGTATGAGCTCGACAAAGATTCTGGCGCGGTGTTCGTTGACCGTTTCTTGCATACAGCCATGACCTACCCCTGCAATTATGGCTTTATCCCCCACACCCTTGCTGACGATGGTGACCCTGTGGATGTGCTGGTAGTTGGCCGCCGTGCACTGATGCCCGGTTGCGTGGTAGCCGTGCGCCCGATTGGCGTGCTCATCATGGAAGATGATAAAGGCATGGATGAAAAAATCCTCTGCGTTCCCGTCAGCCGCCTGCACCCGTTCTTTGACGAAGTAAATGAATACACCGATCTTCCCAAGATTCTGCTCGACCAGATCCGCCACTTCTTTGAGCACTACAAAGACCTCGAGGAAGGCAAATGGGTGAAGGTTCAAGGCTGGGGCGACAAGCAAACCGCGCGTAAGCTTATTGAAGCGGGCATCACGAACGCAAAATAA
- a CDS encoding chorismate mutase, whose amino-acid sequence MSEPATKSSFDAQLQALRARIDALDDRLIALIKERTGIIQEVAVLKRAHTPNDCHIRPAREGQMHKRIYEAFKGSDFNVHAAVIIWRHLISASTHLESPLKVISSAPRHLGHEYFGHYVDHHDAADSEEAVRSVSGKQANIAIIPTQDIALLEKHPTLKIFAALPVIGNKVEAVAIAALAPEPSGDDVSYFIDSDRHVVSVAGFVKDRADSVWVGTHPAQLRKE is encoded by the coding sequence ATGAGTGAGCCAGCAACCAAATCCAGTTTTGATGCACAATTACAGGCCTTGCGCGCCCGTATCGACGCGCTGGACGATAGGCTGATTGCCCTGATCAAAGAGCGTACGGGCATTATCCAAGAAGTTGCTGTGCTAAAGCGCGCGCACACGCCTAATGATTGTCACATTCGTCCTGCCCGCGAAGGTCAAATGCATAAGCGCATTTATGAAGCCTTCAAGGGTAGTGATTTCAATGTCCATGCGGCGGTCATTATCTGGCGGCATCTGATTAGCGCCAGCACCCATCTGGAATCACCTTTGAAAGTCATATCTTCTGCGCCGCGCCATTTAGGGCATGAATATTTTGGCCATTACGTTGACCACCACGATGCAGCCGATAGCGAAGAAGCCGTGCGCAGCGTAAGCGGCAAGCAGGCAAACATTGCCATTATCCCAACTCAGGATATTGCGCTGCTTGAGAAACACCCGACTTTGAAAATTTTCGCAGCGCTGCCTGTGATTGGCAATAAAGTCGAGGCAGTAGCCATTGCCGCACTTGCACCCGAACCATCAGGTGATGATGTCAGTTACTTCATTGACTCTGACCGTCATGTGGTCAGTGTTGCAGGTTTTGTGAAAGACCGCGCCGACTCGGTATGGGTTGGCACCCACCCTGCGCAACTTCGTAAGGAATAA
- a CDS encoding lytic transglycosylase domain-containing protein, with translation MHRFFLALISYLVITTPAHATSDGQLLADYAQWEQMTDPSAVIFFDEGYRFLKRHSDWPKQNVIRMKTEEAALRQGGDIEAFCREFPPISGRGMIACARAGVGGIKEVVQGWIQGDFNADEEKMVLARYGAQLTEDNHRERISRLLFEGKTATAKRLIHEAGSYRPLYEARIALITNAGNANALVNKLPAHFKENAGLIFDRITWRHKRGMEEGVMELFAQAPSNPPHPDAWYTLRMQYARKALEKRQYARALDILSSHGQMKPEYLADTLWVKGWIRTEHLADARGGYEDFYQLYKLVKFPVSQSRAAYWAGRAARKNGNHDIAQEWFEKAAQHPTVFYGQMAALELDKTATLDLPSPISVDESERREFAQNDTPRLIALLIQQGKEEEADAFLLNLAQNTNDKYDLAILADFAKQHGQEFDAVRVSKLALQKQHILLNYGWPKIKIPTLSTIEPALALSITRQESEFNIRAVSPAGARGLMQLMPPTAQMMARKLGMGYTIHRLFEPEYNMILGTNYLGRLIDGFDGSYILAIASYNAGSGNVRKWIARFGMPPNNPEAAINWIESIPFIETRNYVMRALENVQVYRALLNPSTPIGLKTDLVR, from the coding sequence ATGCACCGTTTCTTTCTTGCGCTGATTTCATACCTCGTGATTACCACACCTGCCCACGCAACGTCGGACGGTCAGTTGCTTGCCGATTACGCGCAGTGGGAGCAGATGACGGATCCTTCCGCCGTGATTTTCTTTGATGAGGGGTATCGCTTCCTGAAGCGCCATAGCGATTGGCCTAAGCAAAACGTCATTCGCATGAAAACCGAAGAAGCAGCATTGCGCCAAGGTGGTGATATTGAGGCCTTCTGCCGCGAATTCCCACCCATTTCAGGGCGCGGTATGATTGCGTGCGCACGCGCTGGTGTGGGCGGCATCAAAGAGGTTGTGCAGGGTTGGATTCAAGGCGATTTCAATGCCGATGAAGAAAAAATGGTGCTCGCACGTTATGGCGCGCAATTAACGGAAGACAACCATCGTGAGCGTATCTCGCGCCTGTTGTTTGAAGGAAAAACCGCGACTGCAAAGCGTTTGATTCATGAAGCAGGCTCTTATCGCCCACTCTATGAGGCGCGGATTGCACTCATCACCAATGCAGGGAATGCAAATGCCCTCGTCAACAAACTACCCGCTCATTTCAAAGAGAATGCAGGACTGATTTTTGACCGTATCACCTGGCGCCACAAGCGCGGCATGGAAGAAGGAGTGATGGAGCTGTTTGCTCAAGCACCTTCTAACCCGCCACACCCTGATGCTTGGTATACGCTGCGCATGCAATATGCACGTAAGGCACTTGAAAAACGCCAGTATGCACGCGCGCTGGATATTCTTTCCAGTCATGGGCAGATGAAGCCTGAATATCTTGCAGATACTCTATGGGTGAAGGGATGGATTCGCACCGAGCACCTCGCGGATGCACGTGGCGGCTATGAAGATTTTTACCAGCTGTATAAATTGGTGAAATTCCCTGTCAGCCAATCGCGTGCTGCCTATTGGGCAGGTAGAGCTGCACGCAAGAATGGCAATCATGATATTGCGCAAGAATGGTTTGAAAAAGCCGCACAGCACCCCACCGTATTTTATGGCCAGATGGCCGCATTAGAGCTCGATAAAACCGCAACGCTTGATTTACCCTCCCCCATTTCCGTGGATGAAAGTGAGCGCCGTGAATTCGCGCAGAACGATACACCACGCCTCATCGCGCTACTCATCCAACAAGGCAAGGAAGAGGAAGCGGATGCGTTCTTACTGAATCTTGCCCAGAACACGAACGATAAGTATGACCTCGCTATTCTTGCTGATTTCGCCAAACAGCATGGTCAGGAATTTGACGCCGTACGCGTCAGCAAGCTTGCACTACAGAAGCAGCATATTCTGCTGAACTATGGCTGGCCGAAAATCAAGATACCCACACTGAGCACGATTGAGCCAGCATTGGCGCTTTCTATCACCCGCCAAGAGAGCGAATTTAACATTCGCGCAGTGAGCCCTGCTGGGGCACGCGGACTCATGCAGCTTATGCCACCAACGGCGCAAATGATGGCACGGAAGCTGGGCATGGGTTACACGATTCATCGCCTGTTCGAGCCAGAGTACAATATGATCCTTGGTACAAATTATCTCGGACGTTTGATTGACGGGTTTGATGGTTCCTATATTCTGGCGATTGCCAGTTATAATGCGGGCTCGGGCAATGTTCGTAAATGGATAGCGCGCTTTGGTATGCCACCCAATAATCCAGAAGCGGCTATCAACTGGATTGAATCGATTCCCTTCATAGAAACGCGCAATTATGTGATGCGAGCACTTGAGAACGTACAAGTGTATCGTGCATTACTGAACCCCAGCACGCCGATTGGTCTCAAGACCGACTTGGTACGCTAG
- a CDS encoding sodium-translocating pyrophosphatase, translating into MELIDFQNLILACGGLALLYGLLAGRSILALSKGNETMVDIANAIQEGAKAYLNRQYTTIAVVGALIFVALGYKLGWNVAIGFAVGAVLSGIAGYIGMMISVRANVRTTEAARGSLQGALTVAFRSGAVTGMLVVGLGLLGTAGYYFYLKDSGVEPRKILEALVALSFGASLISIFARLGGGIFTKGADVGADLVGKVEAGIPEDDARNPAVIADNVGDNVGDCAGMAADLFETYVVTIVATMLLAAVFFSGLTQETMMLYPLALGAVCIVASIISTFFVKLDKSGNIMKALYKGFIVSALLSAGFIWKLTDEMLGFGSEFTTNGFAFNGMDIFYCALVGLGVTGLMIWITEYYTSTAYRPVRSVAQASTTGHGTNVIQGLAISMEATVLPILTICAGIIISYQFCGLFGVAIAATTMLALAGMVVALDAYGPVTDNAGGIAEMSGLPKEVRVTTDALDAVGNTTKAVTKGYAIGSAALAALVLFTAFTEDLKHYFPDLNVQFNLADPYVLVGLFIGGLLPYFFAGLAMQAVGRAAGAVVVEVRRQFKEIPGIMERKARPDYSKAVDMLTKAAIKEMVIPSLLPIVTPVLLYFVINEIAGQEQAFAALGALLIGVIVTGLFVAITMTSGGGAWDNAKKYIEEGHFGGKGSEAHKAAVTGDTVGDPYKDTAGPAVNPLIKIANIAAILLLALLAG; encoded by the coding sequence ATGGAACTGATTGATTTTCAAAACCTCATTCTCGCCTGTGGCGGTCTAGCTCTGCTTTACGGGCTGCTGGCTGGTCGCAGCATTCTTGCGCTTAGCAAGGGCAATGAAACGATGGTCGACATCGCTAATGCCATTCAGGAAGGCGCTAAAGCCTACCTTAACCGCCAATATACGACGATTGCCGTCGTTGGCGCGCTGATTTTCGTAGCGCTTGGCTACAAACTGGGCTGGAACGTGGCGATTGGCTTTGCCGTTGGCGCGGTTCTTTCTGGTATCGCTGGTTACATCGGCATGATGATCTCGGTTCGCGCCAACGTGCGCACCACCGAGGCGGCTCGTGGTAGCCTGCAGGGTGCACTCACCGTAGCATTCCGCTCAGGCGCTGTTACAGGTATGTTGGTGGTTGGCCTTGGTTTGCTGGGTACGGCTGGTTACTATTTCTACCTGAAAGATTCAGGCGTAGAGCCACGTAAGATTCTGGAGGCACTGGTTGCCCTCTCCTTCGGTGCATCGCTGATTTCTATCTTCGCACGTCTTGGTGGCGGTATCTTCACCAAAGGTGCGGACGTAGGCGCCGACCTCGTTGGTAAGGTTGAAGCGGGCATCCCTGAAGATGATGCACGTAACCCTGCGGTTATCGCCGACAACGTTGGTGACAACGTGGGCGATTGCGCTGGTATGGCGGCTGACTTGTTCGAAACTTATGTGGTGACCATCGTGGCGACCATGCTGCTTGCTGCAGTATTCTTCTCAGGTCTGACACAGGAAACGATGATGCTCTACCCACTTGCACTTGGTGCAGTGTGTATTGTTGCTTCGATCATCAGCACCTTCTTCGTGAAGCTCGATAAATCAGGCAACATCATGAAAGCGCTTTATAAGGGCTTTATCGTGAGTGCACTGCTTTCGGCTGGCTTCATTTGGAAACTGACCGACGAAATGCTCGGCTTTGGTTCTGAATTCACCACCAACGGTTTTGCATTCAATGGAATGGATATCTTCTATTGCGCGCTGGTTGGTCTGGGTGTGACAGGCTTGATGATCTGGATCACTGAGTACTACACCTCAACCGCTTACCGCCCTGTGCGTTCCGTTGCGCAAGCATCGACCACGGGTCACGGTACGAACGTGATTCAAGGCCTCGCGATTTCGATGGAAGCAACGGTTCTGCCGATTCTTACCATCTGCGCGGGTATCATCATTTCCTACCAGTTCTGTGGTCTGTTCGGTGTGGCGATTGCTGCAACCACCATGCTGGCACTTGCAGGGATGGTCGTGGCGCTTGATGCTTATGGCCCTGTGACCGACAATGCTGGCGGTATCGCCGAAATGTCGGGTCTGCCGAAAGAAGTGCGTGTCACCACCGATGCGCTCGATGCTGTCGGTAACACCACCAAAGCGGTAACCAAAGGCTACGCGATTGGTTCGGCTGCACTTGCTGCACTCGTACTGTTCACAGCATTCACCGAAGACTTGAAGCACTACTTCCCTGATTTGAACGTTCAGTTCAACCTCGCGGACCCGTACGTGCTTGTGGGTCTGTTTATCGGTGGTTTGCTGCCATACTTCTTTGCTGGCCTCGCCATGCAAGCAGTTGGCCGTGCCGCAGGTGCTGTTGTGGTTGAAGTACGCCGCCAGTTCAAAGAGATTCCGGGCATCATGGAGCGTAAAGCTCGCCCAGATTACTCAAAGGCGGTGGACATGCTAACCAAAGCGGCGATTAAAGAGATGGTGATTCCATCCCTTCTGCCAATCGTAACGCCGGTATTGCTCTATTTCGTGATTAACGAAATCGCGGGTCAAGAGCAGGCATTCGCAGCGCTGGGCGCCTTGCTCATCGGTGTGATCGTGACGGGTCTTTTCGTAGCTATCACCATGACGTCTGGTGGTGGTGCGTGGGACAACGCCAAGAAGTACATCGAGGAAGGTCACTTTGGTGGCAAAGGTTCAGAAGCACACAAAGCTGCTGTAACTGGCGACACGGTAGGCGATCCGTATAAAGATACGGCTGGTCCTGCGGTGAACCCGCTCATCAAGATTGCGAACATCGCGGCGATTCTGCTGCTCGCACTCTTGGCTGGCTAA
- a CDS encoding histidinol-phosphate transaminase yields MTSPKPKESIMQIKPYVGGKSKADGAQRIIKLSSNENPWGPSPKAIAAFEAAAKNLHRYPDGGHMELRETLSKTHGFPENELICGSGSDELIGLLIHAFAGKGDEVLYSQYGFLMYKIYTLANEATPVTAPEKELHFDVDAMLAAVTPRTKILFIANPNNPTGTYIPFSEIKRLRAGLREDVILALDAAYAEYMDVNDYDTGHGLVKDTNTVVFHTFSKIFGLPALRLGWAHGPAAIIDAMNRIRSPFNVTAPALAAGVAALHDTAFVPQQREKNAIERKRVCDTLKQLGLGFVQSHTNFVLVHFGSTQKATEANQFLTQRGLIVRDTVAYGLPEYLRISFGTSEENNLLTQALNDFVASRNAA; encoded by the coding sequence ATGACATCGCCCAAGCCTAAAGAATCTATCATGCAAATTAAGCCGTATGTCGGCGGCAAATCCAAAGCGGATGGTGCGCAGCGTATTATCAAGCTCTCCTCGAATGAGAATCCGTGGGGGCCCTCACCCAAAGCAATTGCCGCATTCGAAGCGGCGGCAAAAAACCTCCACCGCTATCCTGATGGTGGGCATATGGAATTGCGCGAGACACTCAGCAAAACGCATGGCTTCCCCGAGAACGAACTGATTTGTGGTTCAGGCTCCGACGAATTGATTGGCCTGCTAATTCACGCCTTCGCTGGTAAAGGTGACGAGGTGCTCTACAGCCAATATGGCTTCTTGATGTATAAAATTTATACACTCGCCAATGAAGCAACACCGGTTACCGCTCCCGAGAAAGAATTGCATTTCGACGTCGACGCAATGCTGGCTGCTGTCACCCCGCGTACGAAGATTTTGTTCATCGCCAACCCTAATAATCCGACGGGCACTTATATTCCGTTCAGTGAAATCAAGCGCCTGCGCGCTGGCCTGCGCGAGGACGTGATTCTCGCACTCGACGCTGCCTATGCAGAATATATGGACGTGAATGATTACGATACAGGTCACGGCTTGGTGAAAGATACCAATACGGTTGTGTTCCACACCTTCTCGAAAATCTTCGGCCTGCCTGCGCTGCGCCTTGGTTGGGCGCATGGACCCGCCGCGATTATCGACGCCATGAACCGTATTCGCAGCCCATTCAATGTTACTGCGCCTGCCCTTGCAGCAGGTGTTGCCGCGCTCCACGATACGGCGTTCGTACCACAGCAGCGCGAGAAGAATGCTATCGAGCGCAAGCGTGTTTGTGACACGTTGAAGCAGCTAGGGTTGGGTTTTGTGCAAAGCCATACTAACTTTGTGCTTGTGCATTTTGGTAGTACCCAAAAGGCAACCGAGGCAAATCAGTTTCTCACTCAGCGTGGATTGATTGTACGTGACACGGTAGCTTATGGTTTACCAGAATATCTACGCATCAGCTTTGGCACGAGCGAAGAGAACAATCTGCTCACTCAAGCACTGAATGATTTTGTTGCGAGCAGGAACGCTGCCTGA